TTTCACTTGCTGAGAAGTTTCCTGAGTATCTCCTACCACTTTCACACATCAGCTCACCCAGAAAATGTTCTCTTTTTTGTGTAGCCTATGTGTAAAAACCATACTGGAGCGTATGGCCTTTTGTGTTTGCAAAGACCTCCTCTTAAATCAACAATTTTTTGTCGTTTTTATGGATTACACTGTAATATTTACAATGGGCGCTACAGGTCTAAGGTCATGTCGACAGAGTCTGAGCCACCACCCTTATTTTGTCCCAACCCTTTTGTTTAAACAGCATAAAAAGAGTTGCGTGCCCCCTCTCTCTTACACCGTCTACTGCTCTGTAGATCCATCTTTTCTCGTAAAGTTGTCTTACTGCTATATCAACCGCCTTTAAAGCTGCAATCATGTCCAGCCTGGAGACTGCGATGGCCATCCTGATGAAGACCTTTGATACCTATGCTGCTGCTGAGGGCCGGAAGGATTCGCTGAGCAAAGCCGAAGTCAAGACTCTGCTGGAGAAAGAGATGCCTGGACTGCTGCAGGTACTGAGGATAATAAATGCATTAGGGTTGTCATGATGGTGATAATGTTATGAATAACTCTAATGAGCCCTAGGTTTATGATAAAGCgtaatttcttattttgtaaACACCACACAAAGGCAGGCAGACTGCTGCAcacatttgtgcatttttttactGTACATTTCATAACTGCTTATGGTAGTTGGTTCAAAATACAACTGAAAATGTGTAgcccacttttgctactttttagccacttttcaccatgttccctcccatttttgttgtattttgccCTTCTTTGGCATCTTTTAATGTTCCATTCACAGGTGGAAAAAACTACCAAAATATTGTGCTCAAGAAAAAGtagagttactctggttaaaacttacttgagtagatgtaaaagtactggtctataagtctactcaagtaaaagtaaaaagtatcatACAGAATCATAAGCCTAGTTTGAAAGGTGTGCGAGGgcagaatgttttaaaggacaaaatcaaAATTCAGAGGACCAAATGATCAATTAGCAGAAGGGGGTGCTGGGACATTGCCATTAAATTGATGCATAAATGCATTCAGAGTCAAAGTGTGATCATCCCTGttaagtttggtgatgattgacagaAGCACTGCAGACTTATGTAGAACCAAAGAAGCTGGCACACTTCAAATAATATGGAAAGAGGTTTTTCAACTTTCACTGCCCCGCCCTACGATGAAAACCCCCAATAtgcacaactttagatctccatCTTGTCTAGAATAAGCACACAAAATTTGGAGACGATCTGGTGAAATCTGTAGGTGGAGATCCTTCAGACGTGACAATAGTGATGCTGCCTAAAAGAGCCAAAATATGACCTTTAACTGTcggtagtgatgggaatttaggCTCTTTTctgtgatccagatcatttggttcAGCTCAGCAAGAGGAGCTGGCACTTTCGGCTCCAAAAAGGCGCTTTACTAGGGTACTAGATATGTTCATTTGACCTGTCAGTTTTGGCAATGTCATGACATATGATAAATATTTGTGCTGGtatgttagtttttgttttttttttaagatttatttttgggcttttacgtgcctttattagagagaggacagtggacagagttggaCAT
This genomic stretch from Cheilinus undulatus linkage group 22, ASM1832078v1, whole genome shotgun sequence harbors:
- the LOC121504888 gene encoding protein S100-P-like, which translates into the protein MSSLETAMAILMKTFDTYAAAEGRKDSLSKAEVKTLLEKEMPGLLQAAKNQSEVDKLIKGLDLNGDSEVDFSEFVVLVAAVTCACHDRRSCK